One Deinococcus planocerae DNA segment encodes these proteins:
- a CDS encoding DUF2171 domain-containing protein → MTMRAQIQEHMPVICADGHRHGEVDRVDGDYLKLTRDDSGTHHWLPLSAVDHVDEHVHLKLNHEQVHQQWLSEDPHPEHRQ, encoded by the coding sequence ATGACGATGAGAGCACAGATTCAAGAGCACATGCCGGTGATTTGCGCGGATGGGCACCGGCACGGCGAGGTGGACCGGGTGGATGGGGACTACCTCAAGCTGACCCGGGACGACTCGGGGACGCACCACTGGCTGCCGCTGAGCGCGGTGGATCACGTGGACGAGCATGTGCACCTGAAGTTGAACCACGAGCAGGTGCATCAGCAGTGGCTGAGCGAGGACCCCCACCCAGAGCACCGGCAGTAA
- a CDS encoding heavy metal translocating P-type ATPase — protein MTRQHETHHHGQTGASTQTSSVLEVAFRNCYDGSEFADLERSLSAIEGVQSVHIDRTRAVAHLGYDPGTVTEPELRRRLHAAGYDCDCEDCAPSAVQPGHPRVGHADHGHTGHDHAAMLAQAATSTHHDPPTHSQGRRDTPAETGHAGHGHPAMTARASHPAAHDHGAMKPGRREASSGTAHAGHDHAAMTADGAGAHAQMGHDEHAGHGADMVGDMLRRFVISLVLTVPLILYSPIGESLGFTAMPPFGLSMAWFGLILSTPVVWWGGWPFISAAWRALRRGEANMMTLLATGILVSWLFSVYATLFLGGGEVFFEAAAMLTTLSLLGHWLEMRSRFATGRAVEALLKLAPSTARVVRNGQEVEVPLEQVVVGDEIAVRPGDRVPVDGEVVSGSSYVDESMITGEPIPVAKHPGAKVTGGTVNQNGAFTFQATAVGSDTALSRIVQMVQNAQASKAPAQRLADLAGKYLVFVALGSGLVAFLAWYFLGGEGVVFALTAAVSAIVIACPDALALATPTAITVGVGKGAREGVLFKNATALEATAGVNTVVFDKTGTLTEGKPALTDLVPAPGGDETELLRLAASADQPSQHPLAEAIVRGAQARGVDIQRPDAFDSVPGHGVVATVRGQRVLIGNRKLMDREGVDVGALPGEVDRLAADGKTAMYVAADGRALGVVAVADTIRETARTAVQALHGLGVQTVMLTGDNRRTAEAVARQLGMDTVIAEVLPGDKAARVQELQGQGRKVAMVGDGVNDAPALAQADVGLAIGAGTDVAVETADVVLVKNNPADVAGSIDLARRVRGKIKQNLFWAAIYNVLAIPFAAGVLYPAYGILLRPEWAALLMSASTVIVTVNALLLNRVRFERPTLQPQPARA, from the coding sequence ATGACGCGACAGCACGAGACGCACCACCACGGCCAGACTGGAGCCAGCACGCAGACCTCCAGCGTTCTGGAAGTGGCGTTCCGCAACTGCTACGACGGCTCGGAGTTCGCCGACCTCGAGCGCAGCCTCTCCGCCATCGAGGGCGTGCAGAGCGTGCACATCGACCGCACGCGCGCCGTCGCCCACCTCGGGTACGACCCCGGCACCGTGACCGAGCCCGAGTTGCGCCGCCGCCTGCACGCCGCCGGGTACGACTGCGACTGCGAGGACTGCGCGCCGTCCGCAGTGCAGCCGGGGCATCCCCGCGTCGGGCACGCGGACCACGGGCACACCGGGCACGACCACGCGGCGATGCTGGCCCAGGCCGCGACGTCCACGCACCACGACCCTCCCACCCACTCACAGGGCCGCCGGGACACCCCCGCCGAGACGGGGCACGCTGGGCACGGCCACCCGGCCATGACTGCCCGCGCCTCGCACCCCGCAGCCCACGATCACGGGGCAATGAAGCCTGGCAGGCGGGAGGCGTCTTCCGGGACGGCGCACGCGGGGCACGACCATGCCGCCATGACGGCTGACGGGGCGGGCGCGCACGCGCAGATGGGCCACGACGAACACGCCGGTCACGGGGCGGACATGGTGGGCGACATGCTGCGCCGCTTCGTGATCTCGCTCGTCCTGACGGTGCCGCTGATCCTGTACTCGCCGATCGGGGAGTCGCTGGGCTTCACCGCCATGCCGCCCTTCGGCCTGAGCATGGCCTGGTTCGGCCTGATCCTCTCGACGCCCGTCGTGTGGTGGGGCGGCTGGCCGTTTATCAGCGCGGCGTGGCGGGCCCTCAGGCGCGGCGAGGCGAACATGATGACCCTGCTCGCCACGGGCATCCTGGTCTCCTGGCTCTTCTCGGTCTACGCGACCCTCTTCTTGGGGGGCGGCGAGGTGTTCTTCGAGGCCGCCGCCATGCTCACCACCCTCTCCCTGCTGGGTCACTGGCTGGAGATGCGCTCACGCTTCGCCACGGGACGGGCGGTGGAAGCCCTGCTGAAGCTGGCCCCCTCCACCGCGCGGGTCGTTCGGAACGGGCAGGAGGTCGAGGTCCCCCTGGAACAGGTGGTGGTTGGGGACGAGATTGCCGTGCGGCCCGGCGACCGGGTGCCGGTGGACGGCGAGGTGGTGTCGGGCAGTTCCTACGTCGACGAGAGCATGATCACCGGGGAGCCGATTCCGGTGGCCAAGCATCCGGGCGCGAAGGTCACCGGCGGGACGGTCAACCAGAACGGCGCCTTCACCTTCCAGGCGACCGCCGTCGGCAGCGACACCGCCCTCTCGCGCATCGTGCAGATGGTGCAGAACGCGCAGGCCAGCAAGGCCCCGGCGCAGCGCCTGGCGGACCTCGCCGGGAAGTACCTGGTGTTCGTGGCCCTGGGCTCGGGTCTGGTCGCTTTCCTCGCCTGGTACTTCCTGGGCGGTGAGGGCGTCGTCTTCGCCCTGACGGCGGCCGTCTCCGCCATCGTGATCGCCTGCCCGGACGCGCTGGCGCTCGCCACCCCGACCGCGATCACGGTGGGCGTGGGCAAGGGGGCGCGGGAGGGCGTGCTGTTCAAGAACGCCACGGCACTCGAAGCAACTGCCGGGGTGAACACCGTGGTCTTCGACAAGACGGGCACCCTCACCGAGGGCAAGCCCGCCCTCACCGACCTCGTGCCCGCACCGGGCGGAGACGAAACGGAACTGCTGCGCCTGGCCGCGTCCGCCGACCAACCCTCCCAGCACCCGCTGGCGGAGGCCATCGTCCGGGGTGCCCAGGCCCGGGGGGTGGACATCCAGCGTCCGGACGCGTTCGACTCGGTGCCCGGGCACGGCGTGGTGGCGACGGTGCGGGGCCAGCGGGTGCTGATCGGGAACCGCAAGCTGATGGACCGGGAGGGGGTGGACGTCGGTGCCCTGCCCGGGGAGGTGGACCGGCTCGCGGCGGACGGGAAAACCGCGATGTATGTCGCGGCGGACGGACGGGCGCTGGGCGTGGTGGCGGTGGCCGACACCATCCGTGAGACGGCCCGGACGGCAGTGCAGGCCCTGCACGGTTTGGGCGTTCAGACGGTGATGCTGACCGGGGACAACCGCCGGACAGCGGAGGCGGTGGCCCGGCAACTGGGGATGGACACCGTGATCGCCGAGGTGCTGCCGGGGGACAAGGCCGCGAGGGTTCAGGAACTCCAGGGGCAGGGCCGCAAGGTGGCGATGGTGGGCGACGGGGTGAACGACGCGCCCGCACTGGCGCAGGCGGACGTGGGCCTTGCCATCGGTGCAGGCACCGATGTGGCGGTGGAAACGGCGGACGTGGTGCTGGTGAAGAACAACCCGGCGGACGTGGCGGGCAGCATCGACCTCGCCCGGCGGGTGCGCGGGAAGATCAAGCAGAACCTCTTCTGGGCAGCAATCTACAACGTCCTGGCGATCCCCTTCGCGGCGGGCGTGCTGTATCCGGCGTACGGCATTCTGCTGCGTCCCGAGTGGGCCGCCCTGCTGATGAGCGCCAGCACCGTGATCGTCACCGTGAACGCCCTGCTGCTCAACCGGGTGCGCTTCGAGCGACCCACCTTGCAACCTCAGCCCGCCCGCGCGTGA
- a CDS encoding type II restriction endonuclease: MQTLETLIRHWRDDSGGTYRTWFLWEERLKNFRSIRRGLQTVVKEIEAGSFGTQYRGSSLETVVHSIAEQRQIFKGADHAFLWKPKLRIPDIYESPDNQKAFGRFLDTCACCTGPGDLIRAIRDLDRRAIKGLGPAAANLLYFLHPTHMPPFNTAIVNGYNALTGAKVKLGKWEEYLALREGMLRLNEAHRGLLSNDLGAVAGLLFDLGSGRYTPPPREDDGAAMGVWQADLARVREESASTSKALATAREGDRTHTEVQGWLRDLGRALGFEVWIAANDRSRAYGDGRLGDGCLDTLPPGIAGTPGADAVRLIDVVWFERGTLAPAAAFEVEHTTSIYSGIVRMLDLALGAPERAVQGLYLVAPDAREADVRDQLRRPAFQAVSHLNMRYLPYSELERHREAMARFGQGLRAVEAIARAL; the protein is encoded by the coding sequence ATGCAGACGCTCGAGACGCTGATCCGGCACTGGCGCGACGATTCTGGCGGCACCTACCGCACCTGGTTCCTGTGGGAGGAACGCCTCAAGAACTTTCGCTCCATCCGCCGTGGCCTTCAGACCGTGGTGAAGGAGATCGAGGCGGGGAGCTTCGGCACCCAGTACCGGGGTTCTTCCCTGGAGACGGTGGTGCATTCCATCGCCGAGCAACGCCAGATTTTCAAGGGCGCCGACCACGCCTTCCTGTGGAAGCCCAAGCTGCGCATCCCCGACATCTACGAGAGCCCGGACAACCAGAAGGCCTTCGGGCGTTTTCTCGACACCTGCGCGTGTTGCACCGGCCCCGGCGACCTGATCCGGGCCATCCGCGACCTCGACCGCCGGGCCATCAAGGGGCTGGGCCCGGCCGCCGCGAACCTGCTGTACTTCCTGCACCCCACCCACATGCCGCCCTTCAACACCGCTATCGTGAACGGCTACAACGCCCTGACCGGCGCGAAGGTGAAGCTCGGGAAGTGGGAGGAGTACCTGGCCCTGCGGGAGGGGATGCTGCGGCTGAACGAGGCGCACCGGGGCCTGCTGTCCAACGATCTGGGGGCCGTCGCGGGGCTGCTGTTCGACCTGGGCAGCGGGCGGTACACGCCCCCGCCCCGCGAGGACGACGGGGCAGCCATGGGAGTCTGGCAGGCGGACCTGGCGCGGGTGCGCGAGGAGTCGGCCAGCACCAGCAAGGCACTCGCTACGGCGCGGGAGGGGGACCGCACCCACACCGAGGTGCAGGGCTGGCTGCGCGACCTGGGCCGGGCGCTGGGCTTCGAGGTGTGGATCGCTGCCAACGACCGCTCGCGGGCCTATGGGGACGGCCGCCTGGGCGACGGGTGCCTCGACACCCTGCCGCCCGGGATTGCTGGCACGCCCGGGGCGGACGCGGTGCGCTTGATCGACGTGGTGTGGTTTGAGCGCGGGACGCTCGCCCCGGCGGCCGCCTTCGAGGTGGAGCACACCACCTCGATCTACTCGGGCATCGTGCGGATGCTCGACCTGGCCCTGGGCGCCCCCGAGCGGGCGGTCCAGGGCCTCTACCTGGTGGCCCCCGACGCCCGGGAGGCCGACGTGCGCGACCAGTTGCGGCGCCCCGCCTTCCAGGCGGTGTCGCACCTGAACATGCGGTACCTGCCGTACAGCGAGCTGGAGCGGCACCGCGAGGCAATGGCCCGCTTCGGCCAGGGGCTGCGCGCGGTGGAGGCCATCGCCCGGGCACTGTAG
- a CDS encoding four-helix bundle copper-binding protein encodes MPQNTARMLQTHPNPASVFDQGALAECIDACFECANICTSCADACLGEQGHLSHLVHCIRLNLDCADVCGTTGRVLSRLTQPDQNVLRAQLQACLAACQACGQECEMHARDMNMQHCAVCAESCRRCEQACQQLLGSMSA; translated from the coding sequence ATGCCGCAGAACACCGCCCGGATGCTCCAGACCCACCCCAACCCTGCGAGCGTCTTCGACCAGGGGGCACTTGCGGAGTGCATCGACGCCTGCTTCGAGTGCGCGAACATCTGTACCTCGTGTGCCGACGCCTGCCTGGGGGAGCAGGGACACCTCTCGCACCTCGTCCACTGCATCCGGCTCAACCTCGACTGCGCCGACGTGTGCGGCACGACCGGCCGGGTCCTCTCGCGCCTGACCCAGCCCGACCAGAACGTCCTGCGCGCCCAGCTTCAGGCCTGCCTCGCCGCCTGCCAGGCGTGCGGGCAGGAATGCGAGATGCACGCCCGCGACATGAACATGCAGCACTGCGCCGTGTGCGCCGAATCCTGCCGCCGCTGTGAACAGGCCTGCCAGCAGCTCCTGGGAAGCATGAGCGCATGA
- a CDS encoding DUF305 domain-containing protein, translated as MNKLILTLALMALPVSSAQAGGSQGGTAANMSTTMIIQMQTDMRARMQPMLEDLRRLSGTAFDRAFFSMMIPHHQSAIEMSRAALPRLRDPLVRAWAQGIIDDQQKEIAEMQAELQRLGGVDTARQNRMRQAMSGMGQMMTQMMSQSQSPDHAFLEMMTPHHGSANEMANIALQNGQTDHVLDIAQRIIMTQADEMHDFRDWLRTHQ; from the coding sequence ATGAATAAACTGATCCTGACCCTGGCCCTGATGGCCCTTCCCGTGAGTTCCGCCCAGGCGGGCGGCAGCCAGGGCGGCACGGCGGCCAACATGTCCACGACCATGATCATCCAGATGCAGACGGACATGCGTGCCCGGATGCAGCCCATGCTGGAGGATCTGCGCCGCCTGTCCGGCACCGCCTTCGACCGGGCCTTTTTCTCCATGATGATCCCCCACCACCAGAGCGCCATCGAGATGAGCCGCGCCGCGCTGCCGAGGTTGCGTGACCCGCTGGTCCGCGCGTGGGCGCAGGGGATCATCGACGATCAGCAGAAGGAGATCGCCGAGATGCAGGCCGAGTTGCAGCGCCTGGGGGGCGTGGACACGGCGCGGCAGAACCGGATGCGTCAGGCCATGTCGGGCATGGGGCAGATGATGACGCAGATGATGTCCCAATCGCAAAGCCCCGACCACGCGTTCCTGGAGATGATGACGCCCCACCACGGCTCGGCCAACGAGATGGCGAACATCGCCCTGCAAAACGGTCAGACCGACCATGTGCTTGACATCGCCCAGCGCATCATCATGACGCAGGCCGACGAGATGCACGACTTCAGGGACTGGCTGCGCACCCACCAGTAA
- a CDS encoding peptidase C39 family protein, producing MTFSRLLWPALLLAPVAGAAPYAQQTSFGTPSPLIQAAQARTSVKATWEALPQPRGGQLESGVVEVAPFNELVPSWNVTGPGESPLTLEVRVRRPDGRWTPYFGFGTWRAAGPRASLPVTRTADGTVNTDTLTLPYRAAAFQYRVTVGAGLQVRLLSFNTSDSALRLRDQGRGGQAISWNRILAVPGLSQMIYPGGGEVWCSPTSVSMILGFWNRPVRVPDAARATFDTRYDGFGNWPFNTAYAATQGLQAFVTRLGSLRDAEAYLGQGLPLAVSVRFKAGELPGAPLSWSNGHLMVLTGFDAQGNPVVNDPAARSDAGVRRTYPRAVFERLWLGHAGGMAYVMAPLPGVLSQDGPK from the coding sequence GTGACCTTTTCACGCCTCCTCTGGCCCGCCCTGCTGCTCGCCCCGGTGGCGGGCGCCGCCCCCTACGCGCAGCAGACCAGCTTCGGCACCCCGTCCCCGCTGATCCAGGCCGCGCAGGCCCGGACCAGCGTGAAAGCCACCTGGGAGGCGCTGCCCCAGCCCCGCGGCGGCCAGCTCGAGAGCGGCGTGGTGGAGGTGGCGCCGTTCAACGAACTCGTCCCCAGTTGGAACGTGACGGGACCAGGAGAGAGCCCCCTGACGCTGGAGGTGCGCGTGCGTCGGCCCGACGGCCGCTGGACGCCGTACTTCGGGTTCGGGACCTGGCGGGCGGCGGGACCCCGGGCCAGCCTGCCCGTGACCCGCACGGCGGACGGCACGGTGAACACCGACACCCTGACCCTCCCCTACCGCGCCGCGGCCTTCCAGTACCGCGTGACAGTGGGGGCGGGGCTTCAGGTACGCCTGCTGTCGTTCAACACGTCGGACAGCGCCCTGCGCCTGCGGGACCAGGGCCGGGGCGGGCAGGCGATCTCCTGGAACAGGATTCTGGCGGTCCCCGGGCTCTCGCAGATGATCTACCCGGGCGGGGGGGAGGTCTGGTGTAGCCCCACCAGCGTCTCCATGATCCTGGGCTTCTGGAACCGCCCCGTGCGGGTGCCCGATGCGGCCAGGGCCACCTTCGACACCCGCTACGACGGCTTCGGGAACTGGCCCTTCAACACCGCGTATGCCGCAACCCAGGGTTTGCAGGCCTTCGTGACGCGCCTGGGCAGCCTGCGCGACGCCGAGGCGTACCTGGGGCAGGGTCTGCCGCTCGCGGTGAGCGTGCGCTTCAAGGCAGGCGAGCTGCCGGGTGCGCCGCTGTCCTGGTCGAACGGGCACCTGATGGTGCTGACCGGCTTCGACGCGCAGGGCAACCCGGTGGTGAACGACCCGGCGGCGAGGAGCGATGCGGGCGTGCGGCGCACCTACCCGCGCGCCGTCTTCGAGCGGTTGTGGCTCGGGCACGCGGGCGGCATGGCGTACGTGATGGCTCCTCTCCCCGGAGTCCTGTCTCAGGACGGGCCGAAGTAG
- the trpS gene encoding tryptophan--tRNA ligase: protein MKQRILTGDRPTGPLHLGHYVGSLRNRVALQHEYETYVLLADVQALTDNFEHPQKVRDNVMEVALDELAVGLDPEVATFVLQSQVPEIAELTVLYLNLVTVSHLRQNPTVKTEIAQKGYGESVPAGFFVYPVSQAADITAFGARLVPVGEDQLPMIEQTAEIVRRFNRLYAPVLTEPRALLGEVARLPGLDGKAKMSKSLGNAIFLSDPPDEVARKVRGMYTDPNHLRVEDPGTVEGNPVFAYLDAFDPDRAGVAALKAHYRRGGLGDVRVKRHLLEVLEATLAPIRARRAEFARHRGDVERVVREGTGRGREVAAETMRAVRQAMRLDYFGPS from the coding sequence ATGAAGCAGCGCATCCTGACGGGAGACCGGCCCACCGGCCCCCTCCACCTCGGCCACTACGTGGGTTCCCTGCGCAACCGCGTCGCCCTCCAGCACGAGTACGAGACCTACGTCCTCCTCGCCGACGTGCAGGCCCTCACCGACAACTTCGAGCACCCGCAGAAAGTCCGCGACAACGTGATGGAAGTGGCCCTCGACGAGCTCGCGGTGGGCCTCGACCCCGAGGTCGCCACCTTCGTCCTCCAGTCCCAGGTGCCCGAGATCGCCGAGCTGACCGTGCTCTACCTGAACCTCGTGACGGTCTCGCACCTGCGTCAGAACCCGACGGTCAAGACCGAGATCGCCCAGAAGGGGTACGGCGAGTCCGTGCCGGCCGGCTTCTTCGTGTACCCCGTTTCCCAGGCAGCGGACATCACGGCCTTCGGCGCGCGTCTCGTTCCCGTGGGGGAGGACCAGCTCCCCATGATCGAGCAGACGGCGGAGATCGTGCGGCGCTTCAACCGCCTCTACGCTCCCGTGCTCACCGAGCCCCGGGCCCTGCTGGGAGAGGTGGCGCGCCTCCCCGGACTCGACGGCAAGGCGAAGATGAGCAAGTCCCTGGGCAACGCCATCTTCCTGTCCGACCCGCCCGACGAGGTGGCCCGCAAGGTGCGGGGAATGTACACCGACCCGAACCACCTCCGGGTGGAGGACCCGGGGACCGTGGAGGGGAACCCGGTATTCGCGTACCTCGACGCCTTTGACCCGGACCGGGCCGGGGTGGCGGCCCTCAAGGCGCACTACCGCCGCGGGGGACTGGGGGACGTGCGGGTCAAACGGCACCTGCTGGAGGTGTTGGAGGCGACCCTGGCGCCTATCCGCGCGCGGCGGGCCGAGTTCGCGCGGCACCGGGGCGACGTGGAGCGGGTCGTGCGGGAGGGCACGGGGCGCGGGCGGGAGGTGGCGGCCGAAACGATGCGGGCCGTGAGACAGGCCATGCGGCTCGACTACTTCGGCCCGTCCTGA
- a CDS encoding GIY-YIG nuclease family protein, with translation MPLNQAGTLYVLLNPSMPGLVKVGLTTRDAAERARELAGASGVPTDFIVAYEANFEDVHGAEQHMHAALSDYRVSRGREFFRIPPTFAIDTLLELRLQGLYGATTFLTDPIKRDARERVKFQGQHRARELYEQGQAHELGRGVPKSRYEALKYYEAAAKAGLPEAHARLGASLLRGYGTAVDVNKGLKTLEKGAALGDLDCLRELGVAHQKLGQPDVALDRWREYFDAAPGTDEAAYHAARFLLTLPRHYRFSGFFNARVVPVLRMVDLIVFAQWHTQVEERRAHHPSAHLHLSSPLEALSGLDYDTRRPALALLEEVEAATRVNSSVVLHVAREQHLRDLAWSAGQQQREAPSWSTWEDFDQVTGTSTPRPERVPPQLNDPYGLAREAATPERQRQFAFWHRRFTGEGMKLQRPRPRRRR, from the coding sequence TTGCCCCTGAACCAGGCCGGAACCCTGTATGTCCTGCTCAACCCCAGCATGCCGGGGCTGGTCAAGGTCGGCCTGACCACGCGGGACGCCGCCGAACGGGCCCGTGAACTCGCCGGGGCCAGCGGCGTCCCCACCGACTTCATCGTCGCCTACGAGGCCAACTTCGAGGACGTCCACGGCGCCGAACAGCACATGCACGCGGCCCTCTCGGACTACCGGGTGAGCCGGGGCCGCGAGTTCTTCCGAATTCCCCCGACCTTCGCCATCGACACCCTGCTGGAACTGCGCCTCCAGGGATTGTACGGCGCCACCACCTTCCTCACCGATCCCATCAAGCGTGACGCCCGCGAACGGGTGAAGTTCCAGGGGCAACACCGGGCGCGGGAACTGTACGAGCAGGGTCAGGCGCACGAGTTGGGACGGGGCGTTCCCAAGTCCAGGTACGAGGCCTTGAAGTACTACGAGGCCGCCGCCAAGGCGGGTCTGCCCGAAGCCCATGCCCGGCTGGGCGCCAGCCTCCTGCGCGGGTACGGAACGGCTGTCGACGTGAACAAGGGCCTCAAGACCCTGGAGAAGGGCGCGGCCCTGGGAGACCTCGACTGCCTGCGGGAGCTGGGGGTGGCTCACCAGAAACTGGGCCAGCCCGACGTGGCGCTCGACCGCTGGCGGGAGTATTTCGACGCGGCCCCCGGGACGGACGAAGCGGCCTACCACGCGGCGCGCTTCCTGTTGACCCTGCCCCGTCATTACCGCTTCAGCGGCTTTTTCAACGCCCGGGTCGTGCCCGTGCTGCGAATGGTCGACCTGATCGTGTTCGCCCAGTGGCACACCCAGGTGGAGGAGCGGCGAGCGCATCACCCCAGCGCGCACCTTCACCTTTCCTCCCCGCTGGAAGCCCTCTCGGGATTGGATTACGACACCAGGAGGCCGGCCCTGGCCCTCCTGGAGGAGGTGGAAGCGGCCACGCGGGTGAACAGCTCGGTCGTTCTGCACGTCGCCCGCGAACAGCATCTGCGTGACCTCGCCTGGAGTGCGGGCCAGCAGCAGCGGGAGGCCCCCAGCTGGAGCACCTGGGAGGATTTCGACCAGGTCACCGGCACCAGCACCCCGCGCCCGGAGCGTGTGCCCCCGCAGCTGAACGACCCCTATGGTTTGGCGCGCGAGGCGGCCACCCCCGAGCGGCAACGGCAGTTCGCGTTCTGGCATCGCCGATTTACCGGGGAGGGGATGAAGTTGCAACGGCCCAGGCCACGCCGGAGGCGGTGA
- a CDS encoding metal-sensitive transcriptional regulator: MPEDARKRAARRLKIARGHLDSIVAMLEKDDAYCVDVLRQIKAVQGALSGAGEVVLRGHLEAHVATASTRGDSVEIVEELMEALKYT; the protein is encoded by the coding sequence ATGCCCGAGGACGCGCGCAAACGCGCCGCCCGACGGCTGAAGATTGCCCGGGGCCACCTCGACAGCATCGTCGCCATGCTGGAAAAGGACGACGCGTACTGCGTGGACGTGCTGCGGCAGATCAAGGCCGTGCAGGGCGCCCTGTCCGGGGCGGGCGAGGTCGTGCTGCGCGGCCACCTCGAAGCGCATGTCGCCACCGCCTCGACTCGCGGCGACAGCGTGGAGATCGTCGAGGAGCTGATGGAAGCCCTCAAGTACACTTGA
- a CDS encoding CopZ family metallochaperone, translated as MTTQLTVTGMSCGHCEKAVTNALKGVPGVQDVRVDLQGGTATVQGEADPQALIAAVAEEGYGAQVRG; from the coding sequence ATGACGACCCAACTGACCGTGACCGGTATGAGCTGCGGACACTGCGAGAAGGCCGTGACGAACGCCCTCAAGGGCGTCCCCGGCGTGCAGGACGTCCGCGTCGATCTCCAGGGCGGGACGGCCACCGTGCAGGGCGAGGCCGACCCCCAGGCCCTGATCGCGGCAGTGGCCGAAGAGGGCTACGGTGCCCAGGTGCGCGGCTAA